In one window of Saprospiraceae bacterium DNA:
- a CDS encoding CBS domain-containing protein codes for MNLREPVSSIMVTTLVTVTPDDNLLTVKKIFEENDFHHLPVVHFRDLVGLVSKSDFLLYCNALLLNEKLDILEDQKLAFTKVKQIMVTRLGKLEPDDRIEVAIDVFLTNYLHCLPVVKGNELLGLVTPFDILRYIAS; via the coding sequence ATGAATTTAAGAGAGCCCGTCAGTTCGATTATGGTTACCACGCTGGTGACTGTGACACCGGATGATAACTTATTAACGGTTAAGAAAATATTTGAGGAAAACGATTTCCACCATTTGCCGGTTGTGCATTTCAGGGATCTGGTTGGCCTTGTATCAAAGTCTGATTTTTTACTATATTGCAATGCTCTGCTTTTGAATGAAAAGTTGGATATTCTGGAAGATCAAAAGCTGGCTTTTACCAAGGTTAAGCAAATTATGGTCACCCGTCTGGGCAAGCTTGAACCCGATGACCGCATTGAAGTGGCCATTGATGTATTTTTAACAAATTACTTACATTGCCTTCCTGTTGTCAAAGGAAACGAATTGCTGGGACTGGTTACCCCTTTTGATATTTTAAGATACATTGCATCATGA
- a CDS encoding O-antigen translocase, translating into MNFYKTSLYSGLFSVINLITGLVITKVTAKLLGPEGTAYIGKFANISGLILILSTASLSVGVVKYISDHKTDKETIRKIVRTAFSMILIGSIAGCIIILSSYVWLQRLFFNGLNISMVFILFGVFLLLISSQILVTGILNGLGEIKKLALINGTAAVLNMLFTCYFVYTFQLSGALFSNSLYGIFVTTIGAVFLIKKGYLNISYLNFKPDREIALQLLRFGIYAAITSFTWMITMFLIRENVEGHLDTNSAGLWQAMFSLSDRYLTVITNIMVIYFIPQLSSITESHELVREMRKAFKRIAGFMFLVCLSIWVARKLIISVFLADSFQPMESLFAYQMAGDFFKTCAGLLALLIASKAMFRTGLKADISFHVCLLGFSLIGVREYGLTGACMAYALACFFYLGIYLYFFKDLIVMIKKSVLPKPWFKLNKKT; encoded by the coding sequence ATGAATTTTTATAAAACCAGTTTATACAGCGGATTATTCTCTGTGATCAACCTCATCACGGGTCTGGTCATTACAAAAGTAACTGCAAAATTACTTGGCCCGGAGGGTACTGCATATATTGGAAAATTCGCCAACATTTCGGGATTAATACTCATACTTTCCACAGCTTCCCTCTCCGTTGGTGTAGTCAAATACATTTCCGATCACAAAACAGATAAAGAGACCATCCGAAAAATTGTCAGAACTGCCTTCAGCATGATTTTAATAGGCAGCATAGCAGGCTGCATTATAATTTTAAGCAGCTATGTTTGGTTGCAACGTTTGTTTTTTAATGGGCTGAACATATCCATGGTCTTTATTCTGTTCGGTGTTTTCCTTTTATTGATATCTTCTCAAATTTTAGTTACCGGAATATTAAACGGGCTGGGTGAAATAAAAAAACTGGCGCTGATCAATGGAACTGCTGCGGTATTGAACATGTTGTTCACATGCTATTTTGTTTATACCTTCCAACTCTCAGGAGCTCTTTTTTCAAATTCATTGTACGGAATTTTTGTAACCACAATTGGAGCCGTTTTCTTAATTAAAAAAGGATATTTAAACATATCGTATTTAAATTTCAAACCGGATAGAGAGATCGCTTTACAATTGCTCCGGTTTGGGATTTATGCGGCCATCACATCATTCACCTGGATGATTACCATGTTTTTAATCAGAGAAAATGTCGAAGGGCATTTGGACACTAATTCAGCCGGGCTTTGGCAAGCCATGTTCAGTTTATCAGACAGGTACCTTACGGTGATCACAAACATCATGGTCATATATTTTATTCCTCAGTTGTCTTCGATTACAGAAAGCCACGAGCTGGTGCGGGAAATGCGAAAAGCATTTAAACGCATTGCAGGTTTTATGTTTTTAGTCTGCTTGTCTATTTGGGTTGCCAGAAAATTGATCATCAGTGTGTTTTTAGCCGATTCTTTTCAACCGATGGAAAGCCTGTTTGCCTATCAAATGGCCGGCGATTTTTTCAAAACATGTGCAGGACTTCTGGCTTTGCTCATTGCATCGAAAGCCATGTTCCGCACCGGATTGAAGGCAGATATCAGTTTTCATGTTTGTTTATTGGGTTTTTCGCTGATTGGAGTTCGTGAATACGGACTTACCGGAGCTTGTATGGCCTATGCCCTGGCCTGCTTTTTTTATTTGGGCATCTACTTATACTTCTTTAAGGATCTCATAGTCATGATCAAAAAAAGCGTATTGCCCAAACCCTGGTTTAAACTGAATAAAAAAACTTAA
- a CDS encoding universal stress protein gives MKQILIPIDFSENSVAQLKYGISLGILTDAEIHVLHIYQLPVISADAFVYVPGPKDMDAMRENYQNQLEDLVNKVKKDLITNINITSVCNYGIPSEQICTYASQGKFDLIVMGVQGSGYLSERLLGSTTTHLFRKSPAAVLGVHKSSHFIQIKNIVLAYDRELIAKKDILAPLVHICNIFDSHIHVLNIVNEIVEFPTLAQTLLENELNPSLPEDRVSYHIIQNEDILEGLKEYCVSMDIDLLAIIPRKHHFLND, from the coding sequence ATGAAACAGATTTTAATTCCTATAGATTTTTCCGAAAATTCAGTTGCCCAATTGAAATATGGCATCAGTCTGGGGATCCTCACCGATGCTGAAATCCATGTATTACATATTTACCAATTGCCTGTAATTTCAGCAGATGCTTTTGTTTATGTCCCGGGGCCCAAGGATATGGATGCGATGCGGGAAAATTATCAAAACCAATTGGAGGACTTGGTCAATAAAGTCAAGAAGGACCTCATTACCAATATTAATATAACTTCAGTCTGCAATTATGGTATCCCCTCAGAGCAGATCTGTACCTATGCAAGCCAGGGAAAATTCGATTTGATCGTTATGGGTGTACAGGGTTCAGGATATTTGTCGGAACGACTACTGGGAAGTACGACAACACATCTTTTCAGGAAATCACCGGCAGCAGTATTGGGAGTGCATAAAAGTTCGCACTTCATTCAAATAAAGAATATCGTTTTAGCTTATGACAGAGAGCTAATCGCTAAAAAAGATATACTGGCCCCCTTGGTTCATATTTGCAATATTTTCGATTCACATATTCACGTGCTCAATATTGTTAATGAAATAGTAGAGTTCCCAACACTGGCTCAAACCTTATTAGAAAATGAACTAAATCCTTCTTTACCGGAAGACAGGGTCTCGTATCACATCATTCAAAATGAAGACATATTAGAGGGTTTGAAAGAATATTGCGTGAGTATGGATATTGACCTTTTAGCAATCATTCCGAGAAAACATCATTTTTTGAACGATTAA
- a CDS encoding universal stress protein: MNNILIPVDFSNNAEQALLFGLHLAEKEKTKAIVLHLVSPYSGLNEGVYQIYDFSDYIDEKRNSLKEYVARLISENNISQIEVEIICESGIAADEIVNYSIEKSCGLIIMSSRGSGNISKILLGSTSQAVLSLSKIPLMILPQEFQMDKLNDRVCFATDFHLKLNKKSIQLFEFYNFLRNSNIQFVHVHSEKDIVFREKHEELVSLLFGKLQTHIKYILSDRFEESIETYMQTSESGLLVMLPHQRNFLYYLFFNGHTMQVLKKLHFPVLILYEG, encoded by the coding sequence ATGAATAATATTCTGATTCCAGTGGATTTCTCTAATAATGCAGAGCAGGCATTGTTGTTCGGGCTTCACCTAGCGGAGAAGGAGAAAACTAAAGCAATTGTTTTGCACCTGGTTTCACCGTATAGCGGATTGAATGAAGGAGTTTACCAGATATATGATTTTTCCGATTACATCGATGAGAAAAGAAATTCTTTGAAAGAATATGTCGCCAGATTAATTTCCGAAAATAATATAAGCCAAATTGAAGTTGAAATCATCTGCGAAAGTGGAATCGCAGCTGATGAGATCGTCAATTATTCTATCGAGAAATCATGCGGATTGATTATTATGAGCAGTAGGGGATCTGGTAATATTTCTAAAATATTATTGGGAAGTACCAGCCAGGCTGTATTGAGCTTATCTAAAATCCCTTTAATGATTCTTCCTCAGGAATTTCAAATGGATAAGTTAAATGATAGAGTTTGTTTCGCAACCGATTTTCATTTAAAATTGAATAAAAAATCAATACAGTTATTTGAATTCTATAATTTTCTCAGGAATTCTAACATCCAGTTTGTACATGTACATAGTGAAAAGGATATAGTTTTTCGAGAAAAACATGAAGAATTGGTTTCATTGTTATTTGGTAAATTGCAAACGCATATTAAATACATCCTTTCTGATAGATTTGAGGAGTCCATAGAAACATACATGCAGACATCAGAGTCGGGATTGCTGGTCATGCTCCCTCATCAAAGAAATTTCCTGTATTATTTGTTTTTTAACGGACACACCATGCAAGTATTAAAAAAGCTGCACTTTCCCGTTTTGATCCTGTATGAAGGGTGA
- a CDS encoding response regulator, producing MNIKSKILIIEDNNEMRENIQEILELSNYEVYAASDGLLGVQAARAHKPDIILCDIMMPNLDGFGVLKILQQDPALQTIPLIFLTAKAEKEDFRKGMNLGAEDYLIKPFDDADLLEVIQKN from the coding sequence ATGAACATTAAAAGCAAAATTCTTATCATTGAAGATAACAATGAAATGCGCGAAAATATTCAGGAAATTCTTGAATTGTCGAATTACGAAGTATATGCCGCGTCAGATGGCTTATTAGGGGTACAAGCTGCCAGGGCACATAAACCGGATATTATCCTATGTGACATCATGATGCCCAATCTTGACGGATTTGGGGTGTTAAAAATTTTACAGCAAGATCCGGCATTACAAACCATACCTCTGATATTTCTTACTGCAAAAGCCGAAAAAGAGGATTTCAGGAAAGGAATGAATTTAGGGGCCGAAGATTACCTGATAAAACCATTTGATGATGCTGATTTATTGGAAGTAATCCAAAAAAATTAG
- a CDS encoding universal stress protein — MKAFNHILCPYDFSEFSERALQYALMLTSCSGKKLSLVHVMVNPFLFEGGNPILQSNVLAQDLLSKLREEEQTKLEALKSRITAEAADLNVDLIIEEDNDIGEAIFAVQERINADLIVIGSHGRKGIKRMFLGSVAETILRNSNCPGPCCKIIKSL, encoded by the coding sequence ATGAAAGCATTTAATCACATTCTTTGTCCTTATGACTTTTCAGAATTCTCAGAGCGAGCATTGCAATATGCCCTAATGCTTACCAGTTGTAGCGGAAAGAAACTCAGTTTGGTTCACGTTATGGTGAATCCCTTCCTTTTTGAAGGTGGAAATCCTATACTGCAAAGTAATGTGTTGGCCCAGGACCTTCTTTCAAAATTACGGGAAGAAGAACAGACTAAATTGGAGGCACTTAAGTCGCGAATTACCGCTGAAGCTGCCGATTTGAATGTCGATCTAATTATTGAGGAGGATAACGATATTGGGGAAGCAATTTTTGCTGTGCAGGAGCGGATCAATGCAGATTTGATAGTAATCGGGTCTCATGGTCGCAAAGGAATCAAGAGGATGTTTTTGGGCAGTGTGGCAGAAACTATATTAAGAAATTCTAATTGTCCAGGTCCTTGTTGTAAAATAATTAAATCACTATAA
- the asnB gene encoding asparagine synthase (glutamine-hydrolyzing) translates to MCGLAGIYNLDGTPVDTRKLLQMTRLIRHRGPDDEGFLLADIHQGMVTRHSSEDSIEEVRLQWPNLPTESRSNLGMGFRRLSIIDLSARGHQPMSDPEQTCFLCFNGQIYNYVEIRAELMGLGYTFKSQSDSEVLLQSYLHWGSSCLEKFIGMFAFAIFDKTNKRLFVARDRLGIKPLMYYFDGKSFIWGSEEKQFTHSGIIQSVLNENVMLDFLRDIKLFEHPDSFIQNVQQLPAACYAFVDQNGIRLNRYWSLHPGQADLSKTEEMWKSQISDMLKDSVKLRLRSDVPLGIALSGGIDSSSISCLARELSPNVINTFSVYYEGSPYDERVYIKSVIEKGGINPNYYTAKNEISIEEVAKWIYHQDAQASGASPFSAFQNYKNVRSAGITVLLNGQGGDELFAGYPYFLKYFIADLYGKRNLNGLISNLGHLLKDQGPVTCLKQIYLAKNLIHGNPVSIRHLEYRKYATPELFPREIDQRYNQSEHPLQTQSSDSSYLETALIAAITQTHLPHMLRWEDRNSMANSIESRVPFLDHRLVEKSMQIPVSLKIRKGVQKYILREAMRNIVPELILKRKDKIGFGTPTVEWTTTQLYEPIRELLHSSSFLSRTWIHGKKVTALLEKNPKRFGENELWRIMSAELWHRTFIDKN, encoded by the coding sequence AATTTAGACGGAACCCCTGTCGACACCCGGAAACTCTTGCAGATGACCCGATTGATCAGACATCGGGGACCTGATGATGAAGGTTTTTTGCTTGCGGATATCCACCAGGGAATGGTGACCCGTCACAGCAGCGAAGATAGCATCGAAGAGGTTCGATTGCAATGGCCAAATCTTCCAACAGAATCCAGGAGCAATTTAGGAATGGGGTTCAGAAGGCTTTCCATAATTGATCTATCTGCCCGTGGGCACCAACCGATGAGCGATCCGGAACAGACCTGCTTTCTTTGCTTCAACGGACAGATTTACAACTACGTCGAAATCAGGGCAGAGCTCATGGGTTTAGGTTATACCTTCAAATCTCAAAGCGACAGCGAAGTTTTACTTCAATCCTATCTGCACTGGGGATCATCCTGCCTTGAAAAATTTATAGGCATGTTTGCCTTTGCCATCTTTGACAAGACAAACAAACGTTTGTTTGTAGCTAGAGACAGACTGGGAATAAAACCGCTGATGTATTATTTTGATGGAAAAAGTTTTATCTGGGGCTCAGAGGAAAAGCAATTTACACACAGCGGCATTATTCAATCTGTTTTGAATGAAAATGTAATGCTCGACTTTTTGAGGGATATTAAATTATTTGAACATCCCGACAGCTTTATACAGAATGTGCAGCAACTTCCTGCGGCATGTTATGCATTTGTCGACCAAAACGGAATCCGTCTAAACAGGTATTGGAGCCTGCATCCCGGGCAAGCAGATCTATCAAAAACAGAAGAAATGTGGAAATCTCAGATATCCGACATGCTGAAAGACTCCGTGAAACTGAGGCTCCGTTCGGATGTTCCATTGGGAATTGCACTCAGTGGCGGAATAGATTCATCATCGATAAGCTGCCTCGCACGTGAACTCAGTCCAAACGTCATTAACACATTTTCAGTTTATTATGAAGGATCTCCCTACGATGAAAGAGTTTATATTAAATCAGTCATAGAGAAAGGAGGGATTAATCCAAATTATTATACAGCAAAGAATGAAATCAGTATAGAGGAAGTCGCCAAGTGGATTTATCATCAGGATGCACAGGCCAGCGGGGCCAGTCCGTTCTCCGCATTTCAAAATTATAAAAATGTAAGATCTGCTGGAATCACCGTTCTGCTAAACGGACAGGGAGGTGACGAGTTGTTTGCTGGTTATCCCTATTTTCTAAAATACTTTATTGCGGATTTATATGGCAAACGGAATTTGAATGGCCTAATCTCCAACCTGGGTCATTTGCTCAAAGATCAGGGTCCGGTTACCTGTTTAAAGCAAATTTATCTTGCAAAAAATTTGATTCATGGAAATCCGGTTTCCATAAGACATCTCGAATATCGCAAATACGCTACACCAGAATTATTCCCTCGAGAAATTGACCAAAGATATAACCAGAGCGAGCATCCGCTACAGACCCAATCATCAGACTCTTCTTATCTGGAAACAGCTTTGATCGCCGCCATCACCCAAACACATTTGCCGCATATGCTTCGTTGGGAAGACAGGAATTCCATGGCAAATTCAATTGAAAGCCGGGTTCCGTTTCTCGATCACAGGCTGGTAGAAAAATCAATGCAAATTCCAGTTTCATTAAAGATCCGAAAAGGAGTTCAAAAATATATTTTACGGGAAGCCATGAGAAATATTGTGCCCGAACTCATCCTGAAACGTAAAGACAAAATCGGTTTTGGCACTCCAACTGTTGAGTGGACCACTACACAATTATATGAACCCATCCGCGAGCTGCTCCATTCTTCATCCTTTCTGAGCAGGACATGGATCCATGGGAAAAAAGTTACTGCATTATTGGAAAAGAATCCAAAACGCTTTGGCGAAAACGAACTCTGGCGCATCATGAGTGCTGAATTGTGGCATAGAACTTTTATCGATAAAAATTAA
- a CDS encoding PAS domain-containing sensor histidine kinase, with translation MSALDSALNIQDHHYHSGFFKSIYETAIDGVIIIDKTGIIHLVNASAATLFGYPKEEIVGKNVNILMPEPHNHQHDQYIQNHLDTGEKKIIGIGREVLGLKKNGELFPLRLAVSKFEIKDKIYFTGIIHDLSAQKEAEKNLWYLNKNLEKLVESRTSQLQESLNQLNEINKNLEFEIAQRKLAETKLLAREAELVNALEKEMNLHLLKSRFISVASHEFRTPLATILSSLSLIDKYHQESQLEQRNKHIQKIKSNIHYLNGILNEFLSLTRFEEGKFNLKIELFSLRGFIQELVEDFNYLKKNDQILLFSARIEMDDYEIHSDKTCIRHILSNLISNAIKYSGDNAEIKVSLFKEATEFIVEIQDNGIGIPKEEQKFIFDIFYRASNVLNIQGTGLGLNIVKKYLDSIGGMLKFESEENKGTRIIIRLGDHEH, from the coding sequence TTGTCAGCTCTAGATTCCGCATTAAACATTCAGGACCATCATTACCACAGTGGTTTCTTTAAGTCCATCTATGAAACCGCCATTGACGGAGTCATCATCATTGATAAGACCGGAATTATTCATCTGGTTAACGCCAGCGCAGCAACTCTTTTTGGCTACCCAAAAGAAGAGATCGTGGGAAAGAATGTAAATATTCTCATGCCCGAGCCACACAATCATCAGCACGACCAATACATTCAAAATCATCTGGATACCGGAGAAAAAAAAATAATTGGAATTGGAAGGGAAGTCCTGGGATTAAAAAAAAATGGCGAATTATTCCCACTCAGACTTGCGGTCAGCAAATTTGAAATAAAAGATAAAATATATTTTACAGGCATCATTCACGATCTTTCTGCTCAGAAAGAGGCAGAAAAAAATCTTTGGTATTTAAACAAGAATCTTGAGAAACTGGTCGAATCCCGCACCAGCCAATTGCAGGAAAGTTTAAATCAACTCAACGAGATCAATAAAAACCTGGAGTTTGAAATAGCACAAAGAAAATTGGCTGAAACCAAACTCCTTGCAAGAGAAGCTGAATTGGTAAATGCTCTGGAAAAAGAAATGAACCTTCATCTGCTTAAATCGAGATTTATTTCTGTCGCCTCTCATGAATTCCGGACCCCACTTGCAACCATCCTGAGTTCATTAAGCCTGATCGATAAATACCATCAGGAATCCCAGCTTGAACAACGAAATAAACATATTCAAAAAATAAAAAGCAACATTCATTACCTCAATGGTATTCTAAATGAGTTTTTAAGCCTTACCAGATTTGAGGAAGGAAAATTTAATCTCAAAATTGAATTATTTTCCCTGCGGGGGTTCATACAGGAACTGGTGGAAGATTTTAATTATCTTAAAAAGAACGACCAGATTTTATTGTTTTCTGCAAGAATTGAAATGGATGATTATGAAATTCATTCTGACAAAACATGCATCAGGCATATCCTTAGCAATCTGATATCCAATGCTATAAAATACAGCGGTGATAATGCTGAAATTAAAGTAAGTTTATTTAAGGAAGCTACGGAATTTATAGTAGAGATACAAGATAATGGTATCGGAATCCCGAAAGAAGAACAAAAATTTATTTTTGACATTTTTTACAGAGCTTCCAATGTATTAAATATACAAGGCACCGGGCTAGGTTTAAATATTGTAAAAAAATACCTCGATTCTATTGGGGGAATGCTCAAATTTGAATCAGAAGAAAATAAAGGAACAAGAATCATTATAAGACTTGGAGATCATGAACATTAA
- a CDS encoding Hsp20/alpha crystallin family protein, producing MSYLSRFNREFPVFGPMTNWIDDLLGDDSFKSSEFSIPAVNILEGIKHYTLEMAVPGMEKSDFKISVDDRTMTISCEKKTEEKEEDKGKMKRREYNFSKFSRSFTLPSGADVQKIGAAYNNGILSIHIPKMELEVSANSKNISVS from the coding sequence ATGAGTTACTTAAGCAGATTTAACAGAGAATTTCCGGTATTCGGTCCAATGACCAATTGGATTGATGATCTTTTGGGAGACGATTCTTTTAAGTCTTCTGAATTTTCCATTCCTGCAGTCAATATTCTGGAGGGTATTAAACACTACACTCTGGAAATGGCAGTTCCTGGCATGGAGAAATCTGATTTTAAAATATCAGTTGATGACAGGACAATGACTATTTCATGTGAGAAGAAAACTGAGGAAAAAGAGGAGGATAAGGGAAAAATGAAGAGGAGGGAATATAATTTTTCCAAGTTCTCAAGGAGTTTTACACTTCCTTCAGGGGCTGATGTGCAAAAAATAGGCGCTGCTTATAACAACGGAATTCTTTCAATTCATATTCCTAAAATGGAGTTGGAAGTGTCAGCAAACAGCAAGAATATCTCAGTTTCGTAA
- a CDS encoding Crp/Fnr family transcriptional regulator: protein MAKNRSNRTLSGIIEFEKLEIFPNVKSLIDQCESKEFGKRSKIWVANEKVNTIYFLESGMVKEGIETVGGKEFIFDFHTGPGFAGLTHLFQNNFHSYCEVIETSIIKTISRKALEEIILHENLWTSFQNYFSALCQQHLARLAVNSFGNVREKVAFHLHSLSKKMNKQTIHLSREDLASYCGIAKETLIRNLTELKDDKIISIDQEGIHIKNLQKLNALFM, encoded by the coding sequence TTGGCCAAAAATCGATCAAACAGGACACTCTCCGGAATCATTGAGTTTGAAAAACTCGAGATTTTTCCAAACGTCAAATCTTTGATAGATCAATGCGAATCCAAAGAATTTGGTAAGCGAAGTAAAATTTGGGTGGCTAACGAAAAGGTAAATACCATTTATTTTCTCGAAAGTGGAATGGTGAAAGAAGGCATTGAAACCGTGGGAGGGAAAGAGTTTATTTTTGATTTTCATACGGGTCCGGGGTTTGCTGGTCTTACTCACCTTTTTCAAAATAATTTTCACAGTTACTGCGAGGTGATTGAAACTTCAATTATTAAAACCATTTCAAGAAAAGCGCTGGAAGAAATAATTCTCCACGAAAATTTATGGACTTCATTTCAGAATTATTTCTCAGCTCTATGTCAGCAACATCTTGCCAGATTGGCCGTAAACTCATTTGGAAATGTGAGAGAAAAGGTAGCTTTCCATTTGCATTCTCTATCCAAAAAGATGAATAAACAAACCATTCATTTAAGCAGGGAGGATTTGGCTTCATATTGTGGCATTGCAAAAGAAACCTTAATCCGAAACCTGACTGAACTCAAAGATGATAAAATAATCAGCATTGACCAGGAAGGGATTCATATCAAGAACTTACAAAAGCTGAATGCTCTTTTCATGTAA